The Oreochromis niloticus isolate F11D_XX linkage group LG15, O_niloticus_UMD_NMBU, whole genome shotgun sequence genome includes a region encoding these proteins:
- the mcm9 gene encoding DNA helicase MCM9 isoform X3, whose amino-acid sequence MLISPEQEALIDRVFETYLTDHHHNDILQLIEETEDDEDTHRPLVVNAMTLFEANMEIGDYFNAYPTDVLAIFDKVLNRKAKAVTDDSSLKHNEGQRKQEQRLVHTLHARITGLPVCPELTRDTIPRTRDVGHFLSVTGTVIRTSIAKVLEYERDYMCTKCRHVFTVQAEFEQFYTFVPPVACPNPDSCNSYKFTCLSEGSEPAACRDYQEIKIQEQVQKLSVGSIPRSLLVVLENDLVDSCKSGDDVTVYGVMCLRWKPFYDGGLCDVELVLKANNIEVNNQQAAAGQLVKDAQEEFEEFWNSYKHNPIAGRNHILLSLCPQVFGMYAIKLAVAMVLAGGVQRIDSSGTKIRGECHMLLVGDPGTGKSQFLKYAAKIMCRSVLTAGIGSTSAAWCVN is encoded by the exons ATGTTGATAAGCCCGGAACAGGAGGCACTGATTGATCGGGTGTTTGAAACCTATCTGACAGATCATCATCACAATGACATTCTCCAACTTATTGAAGAGACTGAAGATGATGAAGACACTCATCGCCCTCTAGTGGTTAATGCCATGACATTGTTTGAGGCTAATATGGAG ATTGGGGACTATTTCAATGCATATCCCACTGATGTCCTGGCTATATTTGATAAAGTATTAAACAGAAAAGCCAAAGCGGTAACAGACGACAGCTCACTCAAACATAACGAAGGGCAAAGAAAACAAGAACAGAGATTGGTCCACACTCTTCATGCTCGCATCACAG GTCTGCCAGTATGCCCAGAGCTGACAAGAGATACAATTCCTAGGACTAGAGATGTAGGACACTTTTTGTCTGTAACTGGTACTGTAATACGTACCAGTATTGCCAAG GTTCTGGAATATGAGCGTGATTACATGTGCACAAAGTGTCGTCATGTTTTCACAGTGCAGGCAGAATTTGAGCAATTCTACACGTTTGTCCCACCCGTAGCCTGCCCTAACCCTGATAGCTGTAACTCATATAAATTCACTTGTCTGTCTGAAGGATCTGAGCCTGCTGCTTGCAGGGATTACCAGGAGATCAAAATTCAAGAGCAG GTGCAGAAACTTTCAGTGGGCAGTATTCCTCGTTCTTTACTGGTAGTTCTGGAGAATGACCTCGTCGACAGTTGTAAATCTG GAGATGATGTCACTGTTTATGGAGTGATGTGTCTGCGCTGGAAACCCTTTTATGATGGCGGACTTTGTGATGTGGAGTTGGTCCTCAAAGCTAACAACATAGAGGTAAACAACCAgcaggctgctgctggacagCTTGTAAAGGATGCTCAGGAAGAATTTGAAGAATTCTGGAATAGCTACAAACATAATCCTATAGCTG GTAGGAACCATATCTTATTGAGCCTGTGTCCACAGGTTTTTGGCATGTATGCAATTAAACTGGCAGTGGCCATGGTTTTGGCTGGGGGAGTTCAGAGAATAGATTCTTCTGGGACCAAAATTAGGG GCGAGTGTCATATGTTGCTGGTTGGTGACCCAGGTACAGGGAAGTCTCAGTTCCTGAAGTATGCTGCCAAGATTATGTGTCGTTCTGTACTCACAGCTGGAATTGGCTCAACAAGTGCAG